The window GCCTTTTTCGTTTCAACAACTTCCTTTACCCAAGCCATCCGTTCTTGCACGTACTCCTCGGCAAAGACGTCATGGAGACTCTTGCCGAGCAGGTCATCGTCTTCGATGCCGAACAGACGCAATGCAGCGCGATTGAAGTGGATGATTTGGCCATTGTCCTCGACGACCGTTAGACCGACGTCCGGTTCTTGGTCGAATACGTTCAACCAGTCGATGTTCTTCAATTCTTCGCGCATGGCTCCCTCTGCTGGATTCAGACTGTTGGGAACGACAAACGCGAACGTTCGCGGTGCCGCCTCAGGGAGACTCAATAGGCAACTGCTGTGCCAATTGGGCGAATTCGCTCATGGAGTGCGGGCTTTGTGACGTCGATAAGACAACTGGGGCGAGGCCGCTCCCGGCGACCTGTAGCATTTTTGATCCCAGGTCGCCGGAGCGGCCGAGTTTAAATGGTCAATTCAAAGCGACCTCATTCGGCGGTTGTTCTTGACTCCGCGACCGTCGAATGAGCGAGCTTGATGAGCGATCGATCGCTACGAAGAAACACGGAACCATCCGAGACGGCGGGTGTGGCGAGCATCGGACCGGTGAACTCGGCGGTACCAAGCACTTCGACTTCGCCGGAGTCTGACGCATCGCCGTTCACACCATTCCGTTCTTCACCGACCACCGTGATGGTTCCGGATTGGTCAACGACGTAGATCCCCGAAGCGGTGGCGATGGGCGTTGCCCAAACCGATTTGACTTTCCGCATGCGTGTTTTCCAGGTCGACTCTCCAGTCGCGAAATCGGCGGAGGCGATCACTGATCCCTGGTTCACGATGACTTGCCCGTTGTGGACAACCGGTGAAACGGATCTGCAATTCAGTCGAGTGTTCTCCCAGGCGATCGGGAATTCAGGTTCGCGAAGATTGAAAGCGGTGATGCCGTTTCCGGGGACCAGCAACAATGGTGGCGCCCACGTCGGTGAAGAGGTCGTGCTACCGGAGATGTCGAGTGTCGCGATGAGTTCGCCGGAGCGTGCAGCCACGATCTCAATGCCATCGGAATTTTGGAAAACAAAAGCTGGGTCGGGCAAACGAACGGCGATTGGAGTGGCCCAGCCGGAGCGGCGTGGGCGAGGACGAGTCCAAAGCG of the Rhodopirellula bahusiensis genome contains:
- a CDS encoding outer membrane protein assembly factor BamB family protein, with amino-acid sequence MHLSRRSIQIGLIAAGIGLTSSLAAPSAFALDWLQFRGSDTTSSSSEVTPIPVNDSIEPAWEVPTSGRGISSPIVIGDSVVVTSSGGEDERDLYVESFSAADGTRQWQRTLHALGRPYTHPTSANASPSPASDGEKIIALFSSCDLVCLRTDGTPLWYRALAVDHPRTGNDVSMSSSPVILDDVVAVQLENQGDSFGSGIDLETGETLWTRPRPRRSGWATPIAVRLPDPAFVFQNSDGIEIVAARSGELIATLDISGSTTSSPTWAPPLLLVPGNGITAFNLREPEFPIAWENTRLNCRSVSPVVHNGQVIVNQGSVIASADFATGESTWKTRMRKVKSVWATPIATASGIYVVDQSGTITVVGEERNGVNGDASDSGEVEVLGTAEFTGPMLATPAVSDGSVFLRSDRSLIKLAHSTVAESRTTAE